A region from the Canis aureus isolate CA01 chromosome 8, VMU_Caureus_v.1.0, whole genome shotgun sequence genome encodes:
- the SH3GLB1 gene encoding endophilin-B1 isoform X3 — protein MNIMDFNVKKLAADAGTFLSRAVQFTEEKLGQAEKTELDAHLENLLSKAECTKIWTEKIMKQTEVLLQPNPNARIEEFVYEKLDRKAPSRINNPELLGQYMIDAGTEFGPGTAYGNALIKCGETQKRIGTADRELIQTSALNFLTPLRNFIEGDYKTIAKERKLLQNKRLDLDAAKTRLKKAKAAETKASQLNSARLEGDNNMIWAEEVTKSEQELRITQSEFDRQAEITRLLLEGISSTHAHHLRCLNDFVEAQMTYYAQCYQYMLDLQKQLGSFPSSYCNNNQTSVAPVPSASSNVIGSSTLTSTSGLVIASPTNLNDLKECSGSRKARVLYDYDAANSSELSLLADEVITVFSVVGMDSDWLMGERGNQKGRVPITYLELLN, from the exons ATGAACATCATGGACTTCAACGTGAAGAAGCTGGCGGCCGACGCGGGCACCTTCCTCAGCCGCGCAGTGCAG TTCACAGAAGAAAAGCTTGGCCAGGCAGAGAAGACAGAATTGGATGCTCACTTAGAGAACCTTCTTAGCAAAGCTGAATGTACCAAAATATGgacagaaaaaataatgaaacaaactGAAGTGTTATTGCAGCCAAATCCAA ATGCCAGGATAGAAGAGTTTGTTTATGAGAAACTGGATAGAAAAGCTCCAAGTCGTATAAACAACCCAGAACTTTTGGGACAATATATGATTGATGCAGGGACTGAATTTGGCCCAGGAACAGCTTATG GTAATGCCCTTATTAAATGTGGAGAAACACAAAAACGAATTGGAACAGCAGACAGAGAGCTGATACAAACATCAGCTTTAAATTTTCTCACTCCTTTAAGAAACTTTATAGAAGGAGATTACAAAACAATTGCT aaagaaaggaaactattACAAAATAAGAGACTGGATTTGGATGCTGCAAAAACCAGACTAAAAAAGGCAAAAGCTGCAGAAACTAAAGCTTCA CAACTAAACTCAGCTCGCCTTGAAGGAGATAACAATATG ATTTGGGCAGAGGAAGTGACAAAA TCTGAACAGGAATTAAGAATAACTCAAAGTGAATTTGATCGTCAAGCAGAGATTACAAGACTTCTGCTAGAGGGAATCAGCAGTACGCAC GCCCATCATCTCCGATGTCTGAATGACTTTGTGGAAGCCCAGATGACTTACTATGCACAATGTTACCAGTACATGTTAGACCTCCAAAAACAACTGGGAAG TTTTCCATCCAGTTATTGTAACAACAATCAAACTTCTGTGGCACCGGTGCCATCTGCTTCATCAAATGTAATTGGTTCTTCCACCTTGACTTCAACGAGTGGCCTAGTAATCGCCTCTCCTACCAACCTTAATGACCTCAAGGAGTGCAGTGGCAGCAGGAAGGCCAGGGTCCTGTATGATTATGATGCTGCAAACAGTAGTGAATTATCACTTCTGGCAGATGAG gTAATCACTGTGTTCAGTGTCGTTGGAATGGATTCAGACTGGTTAATGGGGGAAAGGGGAAATCAGAAGGGCAGGGTGCCAATTACCTACTTAGAACTGCTCAATTAA
- the SH3GLB1 gene encoding endophilin-B1 isoform X2 — MNIMDFNVKKLAADAGTFLSRAVQFTEEKLGQAEKTELDAHLENLLSKAECTKIWTEKIMKQTEVLLQPNPNARIEEFVYEKLDRKAPSRINNPELLGQYMIDAGTEFGPGTAYGNALIKCGETQKRIGTADRELIQTSALNFLTPLRNFIEGDYKTIAKERKLLQNKRLDLDAAKTRLKKAKAAETKASQLNSARLEGDNNMVNFSYMLNFLHVKWLKSEQELRITQSEFDRQAEITRLLLEGISSTHAHHLRCLNDFVEAQMTYYAQCYQYMLDLQKQLGSFPSSYCNNNQTSVAPVPSASSNVIGSSTLTSTSGLVIASPTNLNDLKECSGSRKARVLYDYDAANSSELSLLADEVITVFSVVGMDSDWLMGERGNQKGRVPITYLELLN; from the exons ATGAACATCATGGACTTCAACGTGAAGAAGCTGGCGGCCGACGCGGGCACCTTCCTCAGCCGCGCAGTGCAG TTCACAGAAGAAAAGCTTGGCCAGGCAGAGAAGACAGAATTGGATGCTCACTTAGAGAACCTTCTTAGCAAAGCTGAATGTACCAAAATATGgacagaaaaaataatgaaacaaactGAAGTGTTATTGCAGCCAAATCCAA ATGCCAGGATAGAAGAGTTTGTTTATGAGAAACTGGATAGAAAAGCTCCAAGTCGTATAAACAACCCAGAACTTTTGGGACAATATATGATTGATGCAGGGACTGAATTTGGCCCAGGAACAGCTTATG GTAATGCCCTTATTAAATGTGGAGAAACACAAAAACGAATTGGAACAGCAGACAGAGAGCTGATACAAACATCAGCTTTAAATTTTCTCACTCCTTTAAGAAACTTTATAGAAGGAGATTACAAAACAATTGCT aaagaaaggaaactattACAAAATAAGAGACTGGATTTGGATGCTGCAAAAACCAGACTAAAAAAGGCAAAAGCTGCAGAAACTAAAGCTTCA CAACTAAACTCAGCTCGCCTTGAAGGAGATAACAATATGGTAAATTTCTCTTACATGCTCAACTTCCTGCATGTAAAATGGCTGAAG TCTGAACAGGAATTAAGAATAACTCAAAGTGAATTTGATCGTCAAGCAGAGATTACAAGACTTCTGCTAGAGGGAATCAGCAGTACGCAC GCCCATCATCTCCGATGTCTGAATGACTTTGTGGAAGCCCAGATGACTTACTATGCACAATGTTACCAGTACATGTTAGACCTCCAAAAACAACTGGGAAG TTTTCCATCCAGTTATTGTAACAACAATCAAACTTCTGTGGCACCGGTGCCATCTGCTTCATCAAATGTAATTGGTTCTTCCACCTTGACTTCAACGAGTGGCCTAGTAATCGCCTCTCCTACCAACCTTAATGACCTCAAGGAGTGCAGTGGCAGCAGGAAGGCCAGGGTCCTGTATGATTATGATGCTGCAAACAGTAGTGAATTATCACTTCTGGCAGATGAG gTAATCACTGTGTTCAGTGTCGTTGGAATGGATTCAGACTGGTTAATGGGGGAAAGGGGAAATCAGAAGGGCAGGGTGCCAATTACCTACTTAGAACTGCTCAATTAA
- the SH3GLB1 gene encoding endophilin-B1 isoform X1 — MNIMDFNVKKLAADAGTFLSRAVQFTEEKLGQAEKTELDAHLENLLSKAECTKIWTEKIMKQTEVLLQPNPNARIEEFVYEKLDRKAPSRINNPELLGQYMIDAGTEFGPGTAYGNALIKCGETQKRIGTADRELIQTSALNFLTPLRNFIEGDYKTIAKERKLLQNKRLDLDAAKTRLKKAKAAETKASQLNSARLEGDNNMVNFSYMLNFLHVKWLKIWAEEVTKSEQELRITQSEFDRQAEITRLLLEGISSTHAHHLRCLNDFVEAQMTYYAQCYQYMLDLQKQLGSFPSSYCNNNQTSVAPVPSASSNVIGSSTLTSTSGLVIASPTNLNDLKECSGSRKARVLYDYDAANSSELSLLADEVITVFSVVGMDSDWLMGERGNQKGRVPITYLELLN, encoded by the exons ATGAACATCATGGACTTCAACGTGAAGAAGCTGGCGGCCGACGCGGGCACCTTCCTCAGCCGCGCAGTGCAG TTCACAGAAGAAAAGCTTGGCCAGGCAGAGAAGACAGAATTGGATGCTCACTTAGAGAACCTTCTTAGCAAAGCTGAATGTACCAAAATATGgacagaaaaaataatgaaacaaactGAAGTGTTATTGCAGCCAAATCCAA ATGCCAGGATAGAAGAGTTTGTTTATGAGAAACTGGATAGAAAAGCTCCAAGTCGTATAAACAACCCAGAACTTTTGGGACAATATATGATTGATGCAGGGACTGAATTTGGCCCAGGAACAGCTTATG GTAATGCCCTTATTAAATGTGGAGAAACACAAAAACGAATTGGAACAGCAGACAGAGAGCTGATACAAACATCAGCTTTAAATTTTCTCACTCCTTTAAGAAACTTTATAGAAGGAGATTACAAAACAATTGCT aaagaaaggaaactattACAAAATAAGAGACTGGATTTGGATGCTGCAAAAACCAGACTAAAAAAGGCAAAAGCTGCAGAAACTAAAGCTTCA CAACTAAACTCAGCTCGCCTTGAAGGAGATAACAATATGGTAAATTTCTCTTACATGCTCAACTTCCTGCATGTAAAATGGCTGAAG ATTTGGGCAGAGGAAGTGACAAAA TCTGAACAGGAATTAAGAATAACTCAAAGTGAATTTGATCGTCAAGCAGAGATTACAAGACTTCTGCTAGAGGGAATCAGCAGTACGCAC GCCCATCATCTCCGATGTCTGAATGACTTTGTGGAAGCCCAGATGACTTACTATGCACAATGTTACCAGTACATGTTAGACCTCCAAAAACAACTGGGAAG TTTTCCATCCAGTTATTGTAACAACAATCAAACTTCTGTGGCACCGGTGCCATCTGCTTCATCAAATGTAATTGGTTCTTCCACCTTGACTTCAACGAGTGGCCTAGTAATCGCCTCTCCTACCAACCTTAATGACCTCAAGGAGTGCAGTGGCAGCAGGAAGGCCAGGGTCCTGTATGATTATGATGCTGCAAACAGTAGTGAATTATCACTTCTGGCAGATGAG gTAATCACTGTGTTCAGTGTCGTTGGAATGGATTCAGACTGGTTAATGGGGGAAAGGGGAAATCAGAAGGGCAGGGTGCCAATTACCTACTTAGAACTGCTCAATTAA
- the SH3GLB1 gene encoding endophilin-B1 isoform X4 yields MNIMDFNVKKLAADAGTFLSRAVQFTEEKLGQAEKTELDAHLENLLSKAECTKIWTEKIMKQTEVLLQPNPNARIEEFVYEKLDRKAPSRINNPELLGQYMIDAGTEFGPGTAYGNALIKCGETQKRIGTADRELIQTSALNFLTPLRNFIEGDYKTIAKERKLLQNKRLDLDAAKTRLKKAKAAETKASSEQELRITQSEFDRQAEITRLLLEGISSTHAHHLRCLNDFVEAQMTYYAQCYQYMLDLQKQLGSFPSSYCNNNQTSVAPVPSASSNVIGSSTLTSTSGLVIASPTNLNDLKECSGSRKARVLYDYDAANSSELSLLADEVITVFSVVGMDSDWLMGERGNQKGRVPITYLELLN; encoded by the exons ATGAACATCATGGACTTCAACGTGAAGAAGCTGGCGGCCGACGCGGGCACCTTCCTCAGCCGCGCAGTGCAG TTCACAGAAGAAAAGCTTGGCCAGGCAGAGAAGACAGAATTGGATGCTCACTTAGAGAACCTTCTTAGCAAAGCTGAATGTACCAAAATATGgacagaaaaaataatgaaacaaactGAAGTGTTATTGCAGCCAAATCCAA ATGCCAGGATAGAAGAGTTTGTTTATGAGAAACTGGATAGAAAAGCTCCAAGTCGTATAAACAACCCAGAACTTTTGGGACAATATATGATTGATGCAGGGACTGAATTTGGCCCAGGAACAGCTTATG GTAATGCCCTTATTAAATGTGGAGAAACACAAAAACGAATTGGAACAGCAGACAGAGAGCTGATACAAACATCAGCTTTAAATTTTCTCACTCCTTTAAGAAACTTTATAGAAGGAGATTACAAAACAATTGCT aaagaaaggaaactattACAAAATAAGAGACTGGATTTGGATGCTGCAAAAACCAGACTAAAAAAGGCAAAAGCTGCAGAAACTAAAGCTTCA TCTGAACAGGAATTAAGAATAACTCAAAGTGAATTTGATCGTCAAGCAGAGATTACAAGACTTCTGCTAGAGGGAATCAGCAGTACGCAC GCCCATCATCTCCGATGTCTGAATGACTTTGTGGAAGCCCAGATGACTTACTATGCACAATGTTACCAGTACATGTTAGACCTCCAAAAACAACTGGGAAG TTTTCCATCCAGTTATTGTAACAACAATCAAACTTCTGTGGCACCGGTGCCATCTGCTTCATCAAATGTAATTGGTTCTTCCACCTTGACTTCAACGAGTGGCCTAGTAATCGCCTCTCCTACCAACCTTAATGACCTCAAGGAGTGCAGTGGCAGCAGGAAGGCCAGGGTCCTGTATGATTATGATGCTGCAAACAGTAGTGAATTATCACTTCTGGCAGATGAG gTAATCACTGTGTTCAGTGTCGTTGGAATGGATTCAGACTGGTTAATGGGGGAAAGGGGAAATCAGAAGGGCAGGGTGCCAATTACCTACTTAGAACTGCTCAATTAA
- the SH3GLB1 gene encoding endophilin-B1 isoform X5, which produces MKQTEVLLQPNPNARIEEFVYEKLDRKAPSRINNPELLGQYMIDAGTEFGPGTAYGNALIKCGETQKRIGTADRELIQTSALNFLTPLRNFIEGDYKTIAKERKLLQNKRLDLDAAKTRLKKAKAAETKASQLNSARLEGDNNMVNFSYMLNFLHVKWLKIWAEEVTKSEQELRITQSEFDRQAEITRLLLEGISSTHAHHLRCLNDFVEAQMTYYAQCYQYMLDLQKQLGSFPSSYCNNNQTSVAPVPSASSNVIGSSTLTSTSGLVIASPTNLNDLKECSGSRKARVLYDYDAANSSELSLLADEVITVFSVVGMDSDWLMGERGNQKGRVPITYLELLN; this is translated from the exons atgaaacaaactGAAGTGTTATTGCAGCCAAATCCAA ATGCCAGGATAGAAGAGTTTGTTTATGAGAAACTGGATAGAAAAGCTCCAAGTCGTATAAACAACCCAGAACTTTTGGGACAATATATGATTGATGCAGGGACTGAATTTGGCCCAGGAACAGCTTATG GTAATGCCCTTATTAAATGTGGAGAAACACAAAAACGAATTGGAACAGCAGACAGAGAGCTGATACAAACATCAGCTTTAAATTTTCTCACTCCTTTAAGAAACTTTATAGAAGGAGATTACAAAACAATTGCT aaagaaaggaaactattACAAAATAAGAGACTGGATTTGGATGCTGCAAAAACCAGACTAAAAAAGGCAAAAGCTGCAGAAACTAAAGCTTCA CAACTAAACTCAGCTCGCCTTGAAGGAGATAACAATATGGTAAATTTCTCTTACATGCTCAACTTCCTGCATGTAAAATGGCTGAAG ATTTGGGCAGAGGAAGTGACAAAA TCTGAACAGGAATTAAGAATAACTCAAAGTGAATTTGATCGTCAAGCAGAGATTACAAGACTTCTGCTAGAGGGAATCAGCAGTACGCAC GCCCATCATCTCCGATGTCTGAATGACTTTGTGGAAGCCCAGATGACTTACTATGCACAATGTTACCAGTACATGTTAGACCTCCAAAAACAACTGGGAAG TTTTCCATCCAGTTATTGTAACAACAATCAAACTTCTGTGGCACCGGTGCCATCTGCTTCATCAAATGTAATTGGTTCTTCCACCTTGACTTCAACGAGTGGCCTAGTAATCGCCTCTCCTACCAACCTTAATGACCTCAAGGAGTGCAGTGGCAGCAGGAAGGCCAGGGTCCTGTATGATTATGATGCTGCAAACAGTAGTGAATTATCACTTCTGGCAGATGAG gTAATCACTGTGTTCAGTGTCGTTGGAATGGATTCAGACTGGTTAATGGGGGAAAGGGGAAATCAGAAGGGCAGGGTGCCAATTACCTACTTAGAACTGCTCAATTAA